In the genome of Phlebotomus papatasi isolate M1 chromosome 2, Ppap_2.1, whole genome shotgun sequence, one region contains:
- the LOC129803698 gene encoding tetratricopeptide repeat protein 1-like, which produces MEESGVVEKSQCLDGELGVNIPNLTDVIVQLKDEGNRCFREGNYEDSLILYSAGVKICPSESLEQRAVFFANRAATNLKLEEFSRVVEDCTVALLLKPDYLKVLQRRASVLEKLDKLDESLEDYQKILTLDPNNTEARFASARLAEMVQQRNEKLKEEMLDKLKDVGNLILKPFGLSTNNFKMVKDEKSGSYSINFVNSNH; this is translated from the exons ATGGAGGAAAGTGGTGTTGTGGAAAAATCCCAGTGTCTTGATGGGGAACTGGGCGTAAATATTCCTAACCTCACAGATGTGATAGTTCAGCTGAAAGATGAGGGAAATAGGTGCTTCAGGGAGGGAAACTATGAGGATTCCCTCATTTTATACAGTGCTGGCGTGAAGATCTGCCCCAGTGAGTCATTGGAGCAGCGGGCAGTTTTCTTTGCAAACAGGGCAGCTACCAATTTGAAGCTGGAGGAATTTTCTCGCGTTGTAGAGGATTGCACAGTTGCGCTGCTACTGAAGCCAGACTACTTGAAGGTCCTGCAGAG GCGAGCCTCAGTCCTGGAAAAACTAGACAAGCTCGACGAAAGTCTCGAGGACTATCAAAAAATCCTCACACTGGATCCCAATAATACCGAAGCACGCTTTGCATCTGCCAGACTCGCCGAAATGGTTCAACAACGCAACGAGAAGCTGAAAGAAGAGATGCTGGACAAGTTAAAAGACGTAGGCAATCTCATCCTGAAGCCCTTTGGCCTGTCCACAAACAACTTCAAGATGGTGAAGGACGAGAAGAGTGGCTCTTATTCCATCAACTTCGTCAACAGCAATCACTAA